A genomic window from Carassius gibelio isolate Cgi1373 ecotype wild population from Czech Republic chromosome A11, carGib1.2-hapl.c, whole genome shotgun sequence includes:
- the LOC128022261 gene encoding constitutive coactivator of PPAR-gamma-like protein 1 isoform X5, with protein sequence MGIQGFQEYIEKHCPNAVVPVELQKLARGSLVGGCRQRPPQIPLRLLVDAENCLHRLYGGFYTDWVSGGQWNHMLGYLAALAKACFNGNIELLVCFNGAMEKGRLHEWVKRQVNERQTAQQIVSHIQNKGTPPPKVWFLPPVCMAHCIRLALLRFHIGVVQTTEDHHQEVIALFRQNGFHGLVAYDSDYALCNIPCYFSAHALKLSRNGKSLTTSQYLMHEVAKQLNLNPNRFVIFASLLGNHILPDEDLAAFHWSLLGPEHPLASLKVRAHQLVLPPCDVVIRAVADYVRNLQDIHDLEAIAKDIFKHSQSRTDDKVVRFKKAVEYYATASKPLHFPPYLVRPNQMGLPAAPQMLNIPGKPEVQHGYSGPPLDEPVHEAEPSGKGLLEQNSYSNIPNNGNQHTPLYERLSPINPAHGGNSNHTDPAFFTTSSTSSSSENEENTGSTANHVNDHKGWDKKRNQMDNIPEGDHGDQNKSDTSVTSAVNQGLEGRGHLGVNAHIPSLLSMPTRNHMDITTPPLPVVAPEVLRVAEHRHKKGLMYPYIYHVLTKGEIKLSVTIEDEANKDLPSAVQLYRPIRQYVYGVLFSLAEAKKKAERFAMRRNHHPDYPTVIVKEWAAYKGKSPHTPELVEALPFREWTCPNLKKLWLGKAVEDKNRRMRAFLACMRSDTPAMLNPANVPTPLMVLCCVLRLITWIHAEFSWLLFL encoded by the exons ATGGGTATCCAGGGTTTCCAGGAATACATTGAGAAGCATTGCCCCAATGCCGTGGTGCCGGTGGAGCTCCAGAAGCTCGCCCGGGGAAGTCTGGTCGGCGGTTGCCGGCAGAGACCCCCTCAAATTCCGCTCCGGCTGCTAGTGGACGCCGAGAACTGCCTGCACCGGCTCTACGGCGGCTTCTACACCGACTGGGTGAGCGGAGGCCAGTGGAACCACATGCTCGGGTACCTTGCCGCCCTCGCCAAAGCCTGTTTCAACGGCAACATCGAGCTGCTAGTGTGCTTCAATGGCGCCATGGAGAAAGGCCGTCTCCACGAGTGGGTCAAGCGACAGGTGAACGAGAGGCAGACCGCCCAACAGATCGTCAGCCACATCCAGAACAAGGGAACCCCGCCGCCCAAGGTCTGGTTCCTGCCGCCGGTGTGTATGGCCCACTGCATCCGCCTGGCGCTCCTCAGGTTCCACATCGGG GTTGTCCAGACCACCGAGGATCATCACCAGGAAGTGATTGCCTTATTTAGACAAAATGGGTTCCATGGCCTGGTTGCCTATGATTCTGATTATGCCCTGTGCAACATCCCGTGCTACTTCAGTGCCCATGCTCTCAAACTCAGCCGTAATGGCAAGAGCCTCACCACCAGCCAATACCTGATGCACGAAGTTGCCAAGCAACTTAATCTCAATCCAAATCGTTTTGTCATTTTTGCTTCACTTTTAG GGAATCACATACTGCCTGATGAAGACTTGGCTGCCTTTCACTGGAGTTTACTTGGCCCTGAGCATCCTTTAGCATCCTTGAAG GTCCGTGCCCACCAACTTGTTCTTCCTCCATGTGATGTCGTCATACGAGCCGTTGCAGACTACGTCCGCAACCTACAAGATATCCATGACCTGGAAGCTATTGCTAAAGACATATTCAAGCACTCCCAG TCTCGAACTGACGACAAAGTTGTCCGTTTCAAAAAGGCAGTGGAGTATTATGCCACCGCCAGCAAACCCCTTCACTTCCCCCCCTATTTAG TCAGACCAAATCAGATGGGATTGCCAGCAGCACCGCAGATGCTTAATATTCCAGGCAAACCTGA GGTCCAGCATGGCTATTCCGGCCCTCCATTGGACGAGCCTGTCCATGAGGCGGAACCGTCGGGTAAAGGGCTCCTAGAACAGAACAGCTACAGCAACATTCCTAATAATGGGAATCAGCACACGCCACTCTACGAGAGGTTGTCTCCCATCAACCCGGCTCACGGCGGCAACTCCAACCACACAGACCCAGCCTTTTTTACCACCTCGTCCACATCCTCGTCCTCTGAGAATGAGGAAAACACGGGCTCCACTGCCAA CCATGTGAATGACCATAAGGGATGGGACAAAAAGAGAAACCAGATGGATAACATCCCAGAAGGAGACCATGGGGACCAAAATAAA TCTGATACTTCTGTGACCTCCGCTGTAAACCAAGGCCTGGAAGGCAGAGGTCACCTAGGGGTCAATGCCCATATCCCATCCCTCCTTTCTATGCCAACAAGAAATCACATGGATATTACCACTCCCCCTTTACCAGTGGTGGCACCAGAGGTGTTACGAGTCGCTGAGCACAGACACAAAAAGGGCCTTATGTACCCATATATTTACCACGTTCTTACCAAG GGTGAGATAAAGTTATCTGTCACCATAGAGGATGAAGCAAACAAAGACCTGCCTTCTGCGGTGCAGCTGTACCGCCCAATTCGCCAATACGTTTATGGGGTACTCTTCAGCCTGGCCGAAGCCAAAAAGAAGGCAGAGAGATTCGCCATGAGGAGAAATCACCACCCTGATT ACCCAACAGTGATAGTAAAAGAATGGGCTGCATACAAAGGCAAATCTCCCCACACCCCTGAACTAGTGGAAGCTCTTCCCTTCCGGGAGTGGACCTGCCCAAACCTGAAGAAACTCTGGCTGGGCAAAGCAGTTGAGGACAAGAACCGGAGGATGAGGGCTTTCTTGGCCTGCATGAGGTCGGACACTCCAGCTATGCTGAACCCTGCCAATGTCCCCACACCTCTCATGGTGCTGTGTTGTGTGCTACG GTTGATAACCTGGATCCACGCGGAGTTCAGCTGGCTGCTC